From Propionispora vibrioides, the proteins below share one genomic window:
- a CDS encoding DegT/DnrJ/EryC1/StrS family aminotransferase: MNNSILTSYGRTALYLALLSIGVQGKKVILPAFTCNTTVPSAIVQAGGYPLFVNVNLSNLGIDTNDLKSKLDKDVIAIISHHYFGSFNKSVYEIQEISTNAGLIHIEDCAHSLGATDNSRQVGYTGDIAIFSFSKSLNNPAGGAIYFRDLSLKEHANELQEQHKNFFHSFINDYETFKYLSAITKDRNNVEDKMFHYHLYFSRIFIKILKELKIYIPNHFYKIMDNQNKGSYPVFDTRMTVKQKNYIESSINNLQNIIQKRQMIASKLDKIIPAYLRDFEGNTFTQYVVKHSNVCKLEDIFRKINIKTRRVWPAFQPMWSGQYNSNIEYLKNHLLLVDLDFITDEKIIKLEKLL, translated from the coding sequence ATGAATAATTCTATATTAACATCATATGGGCGAACGGCTCTCTATTTAGCTTTGCTATCTATCGGGGTTCAAGGTAAAAAAGTTATACTGCCAGCCTTTACTTGTAATACTACAGTGCCGTCAGCGATTGTCCAAGCAGGTGGATATCCACTATTTGTTAACGTCAATTTAAGCAATTTAGGTATAGATACAAATGATTTAAAATCTAAGCTAGATAAAGATGTAATAGCAATTATTTCACATCATTACTTTGGTTCGTTTAATAAAAGTGTTTATGAAATACAAGAGATTTCGACTAATGCCGGTCTAATTCATATAGAAGATTGTGCTCATTCTCTAGGGGCAACAGACAATAGTAGACAAGTAGGATATACTGGAGATATTGCAATATTTTCTTTCTCAAAATCATTAAACAATCCCGCCGGAGGTGCTATTTATTTTCGTGATTTGTCGTTAAAAGAACATGCAAATGAGCTCCAGGAACAACATAAAAACTTTTTCCATTCATTTATTAACGACTATGAAACATTTAAATATTTATCAGCCATTACAAAAGATCGGAATAATGTCGAAGACAAGATGTTTCATTATCATTTATATTTCTCTAGGATTTTTATAAAAATTTTAAAGGAATTAAAAATATACATTCCCAATCATTTTTACAAAATTATGGATAATCAAAATAAGGGTAGTTATCCCGTTTTTGATACAAGAATGACTGTAAAACAAAAGAATTATATTGAAAGTTCCATAAATAATTTGCAAAATATTATTCAAAAGAGACAAATGATAGCTTCTAAACTAGATAAAATCATACCAGCTTATTTACGAGATTTTGAAGGTAATACATTTACCCAATATGTAGTCAAGCATAGCAATGTTTGTAAACTAGAAGATATATTTAGAAAAATTAATATTAAAACTCGTAGAGTATGGCCTGCTTTTCAACCAATGTGGAGTGGACAATATAATAGCAATATAGAATATCTTAAAAATCATTTATTATTAGTTGATTTAGATTTTATTACTGATGAAAAAATAATTAAACTGGAGAAGCTATTGTGA
- a CDS encoding lipopolysaccharide biosynthesis protein, with protein sequence MEKIKMLLSNKTPRQTACLFISQILGLVSGFVSNMILAKNMGVQAFGLYSFTAAVLSFCAIFFEFGYFASGSKLLAENKEKDREEELIGALMVIAGLISLVYILTIIIISFVIDQVFQDKIGDILRVLSIVSFSFILPFFFELVMKGCNRILTLSVFNVLWRLLFLFAIFVLYFINQLTPLWVSMMFSCTCLAAFLGCVLWKRPKFTNLIINLKRIHQENQCYGKHLYLGRIVDVAAYQIDKMLVSFFAGAKEVGIYSMAFSIANPVNSFSTALASSKFRDFAGSEEISRKVLNFNYYGIIVSVIAAVSGGFIITHFYLGGDFKESFIVLLILVAAVSCQAGYKPYNSWLTSNGHGVLQKKMAYQMTAVSLLSNILLTPIFGKYGAATACFISMLYALYLYKVKYEKLIKRGIQ encoded by the coding sequence GTGGAAAAAATAAAAATGCTTTTAAGTAATAAAACTCCACGTCAAACAGCGTGTTTATTTATATCGCAAATCCTAGGTTTAGTCTCTGGATTTGTATCCAATATGATTTTAGCAAAGAATATGGGTGTTCAGGCATTCGGTCTTTATTCTTTTACAGCAGCAGTCTTGAGTTTTTGTGCTATATTTTTTGAATTTGGGTATTTTGCTAGTGGATCTAAACTTTTAGCGGAAAACAAAGAAAAAGATAGGGAAGAAGAACTTATTGGAGCATTGATGGTTATTGCTGGCTTAATTTCGTTGGTCTATATTTTAACTATTATTATTATCTCTTTTGTTATAGATCAAGTTTTTCAAGACAAAATTGGTGATATTTTACGCGTTCTTTCCATTGTTTCATTTTCTTTTATATTACCTTTCTTTTTTGAATTGGTTATGAAAGGTTGCAATAGAATTCTAACACTGTCTGTATTCAATGTTTTATGGAGGTTGTTATTTCTTTTTGCCATTTTTGTTTTATATTTTATTAACCAATTAACACCGCTATGGGTATCTATGATGTTTTCTTGTACGTGTTTAGCAGCCTTTCTAGGATGTGTTTTATGGAAACGTCCAAAATTCACTAATTTAATTATTAATTTAAAGAGAATACATCAAGAAAATCAATGCTACGGGAAACACTTGTATTTAGGAAGAATTGTCGATGTGGCTGCTTATCAAATTGATAAAATGTTAGTATCGTTTTTTGCAGGAGCTAAAGAGGTTGGAATATATTCAATGGCTTTTTCTATAGCTAATCCTGTAAATAGCTTCTCAACAGCCTTGGCTTCTTCGAAGTTCAGAGATTTTGCTGGAAGTGAGGAAATTTCAAGAAAAGTTTTGAACTTTAATTACTATGGTATTATTGTTTCTGTAATAGCTGCGGTTTCCGGTGGATTTATTATTACTCATTTTTATTTAGGCGGAGATTTTAAAGAAAGTTTTATAGTTTTACTCATTTTGGTAGCTGCTGTCTCGTGCCAAGCAGGTTATAAACCTTATAATTCTTGGCTGACAAGTAATGGGCATGGAGTACTGCAAAAAAAGATGGCATACCAGATGACGGCAGTAAGTTTACTCTCCAATATACTTTTAACTCCGATCTTTGGTAAATACGGCGCAGCAACAGCATGTTTTATTTCGATGCTATATGCTCTTTATTTGTATAAAGTAAAATATGAGAAATTGATTAAAAGAGGCATACAATGA
- a CDS encoding DUF362 domain-containing protein, with the protein MNNISVNINPQVKYCFNAPFNPPEIFPEFEKKSMIDTSNLIYAHVRECIKNLQLDRENFGSDVWNPFGDFIKPGNVVLIKPNLVLHYNGNSENIQAVVTHGSVIRPIVDYTLLALKGLGEIIVGDAPHGNADFDKIVRYNGLKELVEWYQAQGYPVSLYDFRKYVYGSGPSGFVDETYTGIAGDPNGYKLVDLEDKSFLNNISGIERLYGSDYDRGFIVENHMQGHKYLISGSAIKADVIISVPKLKTHKKTGVTINMKNLVGINGNKNYLAHYRIGSSVKGGDEHPFNESIVVNILYWWDRYSRDKLLAPNTLCGRRLFKIFNKPFSLMRKIYCRATGANLIEHGDWYGNDTTWRMCLDLNYILLFCDKTGVLRNKQQKRYFSVVDGIVAGEGDGPMEPLEKHVGYIACGENPFAVDYVCIWQMGFDPNKLKLVSALMRRPELQFDEAKLNVICNDQENIIDYKSVNLKFMPHPAWIGHVER; encoded by the coding sequence GTGAATAATATATCAGTTAATATTAACCCTCAAGTAAAATACTGTTTTAATGCTCCGTTTAATCCTCCGGAAATATTCCCTGAATTTGAAAAAAAAAGCATGATAGATACCTCTAATCTTATATACGCACACGTGCGTGAATGTATAAAAAATTTACAATTGGATAGAGAAAATTTTGGTAGTGATGTATGGAATCCCTTTGGAGATTTTATCAAGCCGGGAAATGTTGTTTTAATAAAGCCTAATTTAGTGTTGCACTATAATGGTAATAGTGAAAATATTCAGGCCGTTGTAACCCATGGATCAGTAATTCGTCCAATCGTTGACTATACTTTATTGGCTTTAAAAGGGCTTGGAGAAATTATTGTGGGGGATGCTCCGCACGGGAATGCTGATTTTGATAAAATAGTACGTTATAACGGTTTGAAAGAATTAGTGGAGTGGTATCAGGCGCAAGGATATCCAGTATCTTTATATGATTTTCGTAAGTATGTTTATGGATCTGGACCTAGTGGTTTTGTGGATGAAACATATACGGGAATTGCTGGAGATCCGAATGGATATAAACTTGTGGATTTAGAAGATAAGAGTTTTTTAAATAATATATCAGGAATTGAACGCCTGTATGGGTCGGATTATGATCGAGGATTTATTGTGGAAAATCATATGCAAGGTCATAAGTACCTCATTTCTGGGTCTGCTATTAAAGCTGATGTTATCATAAGTGTTCCCAAGTTAAAAACTCATAAAAAAACTGGTGTAACTATTAATATGAAGAATTTAGTTGGTATTAATGGTAATAAGAATTATTTAGCTCACTACCGGATAGGCAGTTCTGTGAAAGGGGGAGATGAGCATCCTTTTAATGAAAGTATTGTAGTTAATATTTTATATTGGTGGGATCGCTATTCCAGAGATAAGTTGTTAGCTCCCAATACTCTTTGTGGGCGTAGACTTTTTAAAATTTTCAACAAACCTTTTTCTTTGATGCGTAAGATATATTGCCGAGCAACAGGTGCTAATTTGATAGAGCATGGAGATTGGTATGGTAATGATACTACTTGGCGTATGTGTCTAGATTTAAACTACATATTATTATTTTGCGATAAAACGGGCGTTCTTCGTAATAAGCAACAGAAGCGTTATTTTTCCGTAGTCGATGGAATCGTTGCTGGTGAAGGTGATGGTCCCATGGAGCCGCTGGAAAAGCATGTTGGATATATTGCATGTGGAGAAAACCCCTTTGCTGTTGATTATGTGTGTATCTGGCAGATGGGATTTGATCCTAATAAGTTGAAATTAGTCTCAGCTCTTATGCGGAGACCAGAGTTACAGTTTGATGAAGCAAAACTAAATGTAATATGTAATGATCAGGAAAACATAATTGATTATAAAAGTGTTAATTTGAAGTTTATGCCACATCCCGCTTGGATTGGGCATGTTGAGCGGTGA
- a CDS encoding phenylacetate--CoA ligase family protein, which yields MIRINPVVKFLVNPVFIKERFLLKRSEKYSQDQLQSLKMKRLQDLCIYAYENCGYYREIFNQTGFNPERLRYFDQIKCLPFLTKEIVRNNLAGLTSKKMKSSQLEYVTTGGSTGTPLGFYLQKNVTYPLTYAYEWRQYNWGRINFFDKRARIRGLVIQKGIFQKTSDTLFLSAFHLIEKNAVEYVRLLESFCPNFIEAYPSAILFLAKWIINNSLKPILPNLKAIFLSSETVSMEQKEVISQAFSGVKVFNKYGNCEQATIIGQCELGRLHEFEEYSYTEYLDDDNNPVTEGIANLVSTSFVNKATVLIRYKTDDIVELGKEKCLCGRNHRVIENIVGRTHEYLLGRDGQHITIAAINSHSDAFDEVLGFQYYQEIPGEAIIKVICEDKLSKQRKEKMMAEATFRSAGLIKFKVQQVEDLVKSPRGKSLYIVRRCKGE from the coding sequence TTGATTAGAATAAATCCAGTAGTTAAATTTTTAGTAAATCCTGTATTTATTAAAGAAAGATTTTTGCTGAAACGCTCTGAGAAATATTCGCAAGATCAATTACAGTCATTAAAAATGAAAAGATTACAAGATTTGTGTATATATGCGTATGAAAATTGCGGGTACTATAGAGAGATATTTAATCAAACTGGTTTTAACCCTGAACGTTTACGTTATTTCGACCAAATTAAGTGTCTTCCTTTTTTAACAAAGGAGATAGTTCGAAATAATCTAGCTGGCTTGACTTCAAAAAAAATGAAATCTAGTCAGTTAGAGTATGTTACAACTGGTGGCTCTACAGGAACTCCGCTAGGTTTCTATTTACAAAAAAATGTAACATATCCACTTACTTATGCTTATGAGTGGAGACAATATAATTGGGGTAGGATAAATTTTTTTGATAAGCGTGCTCGGATAAGAGGCTTAGTGATTCAGAAGGGAATATTTCAAAAAACATCAGATACATTATTTTTATCAGCATTTCATTTGATAGAAAAGAATGCAGTAGAATATGTCCGGTTACTTGAGAGCTTTTGCCCCAATTTTATCGAAGCATATCCATCTGCTATTCTTTTTTTAGCAAAATGGATAATTAATAATTCTTTAAAACCGATATTGCCTAATTTGAAAGCTATTTTTTTATCATCTGAAACTGTGTCCATGGAGCAAAAAGAGGTAATATCCCAAGCTTTTTCAGGTGTAAAAGTGTTTAATAAATATGGAAATTGTGAACAGGCGACCATTATTGGTCAGTGTGAATTAGGTAGATTACATGAATTTGAAGAGTATAGTTATACAGAATATCTTGATGATGATAATAACCCCGTAACGGAAGGAATTGCTAACTTAGTTAGCACAAGTTTTGTTAATAAGGCTACTGTATTAATTAGATATAAAACCGATGACATAGTTGAGCTTGGAAAAGAAAAGTGTTTGTGTGGACGCAATCACAGAGTTATAGAAAATATTGTTGGACGGACTCACGAGTATTTATTGGGGCGTGATGGGCAACACATTACTATAGCTGCAATTAATAGTCACTCAGATGCATTTGATGAGGTTTTGGGGTTTCAATACTATCAAGAGATTCCAGGAGAAGCAATCATTAAAGTAATTTGTGAGGATAAGCTTTCTAAACAACGTAAAGAAAAAATGATGGCGGAAGCAACATTTCGCTCTGCTGGTTTGATAAAGTTCAAAGTTCAACAAGTCGAGGATTTAGTCAAGAGTCCCCGGGGTAAATCTCTTTATATAGTGAGAAGGTGCAAAGGTGAATAA
- a CDS encoding bi-domain-containing oxidoreductase: MKQVIVKQGQVVVEEVPAPQASAGTVLVRVEYSCISAGTEISGVKGSGIPLWKKALQQPEKVKKVFDMVMSQGIEKTKSVVAGKLSSGNPTGYSAAGVIVECGEGVCDLKPGDYVACAGAQCAFHAEYISVPRNLVVKIPDSLDSDKASTVTLGAIAMQGVRRGSPTLGETFVVIGLGIIGQLTVQLLKANGCRVIGVEIDHNRIDLACQLGLDYGLHPEDGLDIEQVHRLTDGNGADGVIITAATLSDTVVSTAFKMCRRKGRVVLVGDVGLHLNRADFYQKELDFFISSSYGPGRYDENYEEKGLDYPIGYVRWTENRNMVEYLKLVSEGKIQVNLLIQKTYSIEQATEAYEALKSGQDRPMIVLLEYPREKLATSRKVYNLLAKGKVEGKIGVALAGAGGFAKGMHLPNIKSLSDYFHLKAIMSRTGHNAKAVASQFEAEYSTTDYQELLNDSNIDLIVIATRHNLHTNMALQALRAGKHVLVEKPLALSNEELVKIKNFYESLPTDKTAPVLLTGFNRRFSRYAQAMYQLTSGRTNPLMINYRMNAGHIPLNHWVHTEEGGGRNIGEACHIYDLFNFLTNSKVRDVQAQSIVPVTAYYSPSDNFVATVSYEDGSVATLTYTALGAKDYPKEQMEVFFDGKVLVMDDYKSLQAVGTKINSLQTKLSEKGQYEEVEILAKTIRSGGEWPIPLWQQVQAMEIAFEVEAKLRLKSNEIG, encoded by the coding sequence ATGAAACAAGTTATTGTAAAACAAGGGCAAGTTGTAGTAGAAGAGGTTCCGGCACCACAGGCGTCAGCAGGTACTGTTTTAGTCAGAGTTGAGTATTCTTGCATTTCAGCCGGTACTGAAATAAGTGGGGTAAAGGGAAGCGGCATACCTTTATGGAAGAAAGCCTTGCAGCAGCCGGAAAAAGTAAAAAAAGTCTTTGACATGGTTATGTCACAGGGAATTGAAAAAACGAAAAGTGTAGTAGCTGGAAAGCTTTCTAGCGGCAATCCTACCGGGTATTCCGCAGCTGGTGTAATTGTGGAATGCGGAGAGGGGGTTTGCGATCTTAAGCCAGGTGACTATGTGGCTTGTGCTGGTGCACAGTGTGCTTTTCATGCGGAATATATATCTGTCCCACGCAACTTAGTCGTGAAAATTCCTGATAGTTTGGATTCAGACAAAGCTAGTACGGTGACACTTGGTGCTATCGCTATGCAGGGAGTGCGTCGAGGTAGTCCCACATTGGGAGAGACTTTTGTAGTCATTGGACTGGGGATTATTGGACAATTGACAGTTCAGTTACTGAAAGCCAATGGCTGCCGTGTTATTGGAGTTGAAATAGATCACAATAGAATTGATCTAGCCTGTCAATTGGGTTTGGATTATGGATTACATCCTGAGGATGGTTTAGATATTGAGCAGGTACATCGCCTGACGGATGGAAATGGTGCCGACGGTGTTATTATAACAGCAGCGACCCTTTCAGATACAGTAGTGTCTACTGCTTTCAAGATGTGCCGTCGAAAGGGGCGGGTCGTGCTGGTTGGTGACGTTGGTTTGCACTTAAACCGTGCTGACTTCTATCAGAAAGAACTGGATTTTTTTATTTCTTCTTCCTACGGTCCGGGGCGCTATGATGAAAACTATGAAGAAAAGGGATTGGATTACCCCATTGGATATGTCCGTTGGACCGAAAATCGTAATATGGTGGAATATTTAAAGCTTGTTTCGGAAGGAAAAATCCAGGTTAATCTACTAATTCAAAAAACTTATTCGATTGAACAGGCTACTGAGGCATATGAAGCTTTAAAAAGCGGTCAGGATAGGCCCATGATCGTATTGTTAGAGTATCCAAGGGAGAAGTTGGCTACTAGCAGAAAAGTTTATAATCTTTTAGCAAAAGGTAAAGTAGAAGGTAAGATAGGGGTTGCATTGGCTGGAGCAGGTGGTTTTGCGAAAGGAATGCATTTACCTAATATAAAATCGTTGTCAGACTATTTTCATTTAAAAGCGATTATGAGTCGGACTGGGCATAACGCGAAAGCAGTCGCCAGTCAATTTGAAGCAGAATATTCAACCACAGATTATCAAGAGTTATTAAATGATTCGAATATTGATTTAATTGTTATTGCTACCCGGCATAATTTACATACGAATATGGCATTGCAGGCATTGAGAGCGGGAAAACATGTATTGGTCGAGAAACCTCTTGCGCTATCAAATGAAGAATTGGTTAAGATTAAAAACTTTTATGAATCCTTACCAACTGACAAAACAGCTCCTGTTTTATTGACGGGATTTAATCGTCGTTTCTCGCGTTATGCTCAAGCGATGTATCAACTGACTTCGGGGCGGACAAATCCCCTGATGATTAACTATCGAATGAATGCAGGGCATATTCCGCTGAATCATTGGGTTCATACCGAAGAAGGGGGCGGGCGCAATATCGGTGAAGCCTGTCATATTTATGATTTATTTAACTTCCTCACGAATAGTAAGGTGCGGGATGTTCAGGCACAATCCATAGTGCCTGTGACGGCGTATTACAGTCCTAGTGACAATTTTGTTGCTACTGTGTCTTATGAGGATGGTTCTGTAGCAACATTGACCTATACGGCGTTGGGGGCAAAGGATTATCCGAAGGAACAAATGGAAGTCTTTTTTGATGGGAAAGTATTGGTTATGGATGATTATAAATCATTGCAAGCGGTAGGCACTAAAATTAACTCTTTACAAACAAAGTTAAGTGAAAAAGGCCAATATGAAGAAGTTGAAATATTGGCGAAAACTATCCGGAGTGGCGGCGAATGGCCGATACCTTTGTGGCAGCAAGTACAAGCAATGGAAATTGCATTTGAGGTAGAGGCAAAATTAAGGTTGAAATCCAATGAAATTGGGTGA
- the wecC gene encoding UDP-N-acetyl-D-mannosamine dehydrogenase, with the protein MNTKLYTEKICVIGLGYIGLPTASLLATKGFEVYGVDVNEQTVDMINRGRVHIYEPDLDVMVKAAVQSGRLRAFYEPQRADVFIIAVPTPFTDGHKPDLSYIQHAVRTIAPLMELGNLIILESTSPVGTTERIGEWLREIRPDLCIANRGVVLNGEQNQTVYLAHCPERVLPGQILRELVENDRIIGGIEKRSAQKTKELYQKFVKGELLLTDSRTAEMSKLTENAFRDVNIAFANELSLICEDMDINVWELIKLANRHPRVNILQPGPGVGGHCIAVDPWFIVDAVPQKSKLIRTAREVNDFKPQHVVNKIITLSDRFKKPVIACLGLAFKPDVDDLRESPAVQIVTKLSENLSYRILIVEPHVTQLPEQLRENENVQLSSTMTAIHEADIVVLLVNHKAFSDVDLTMLKEKFIIDTRGMWQ; encoded by the coding sequence ATGAATACAAAGTTATACACAGAAAAAATATGTGTGATTGGTTTAGGATATATAGGGTTGCCAACAGCAAGCTTATTAGCGACAAAAGGATTTGAGGTATATGGTGTAGATGTAAATGAACAAACTGTAGACATGATTAATCGTGGACGGGTTCACATCTATGAACCAGATCTTGATGTAATGGTAAAGGCGGCGGTACAAAGTGGTAGGTTAAGAGCCTTTTACGAACCTCAAAGGGCTGATGTTTTTATTATAGCTGTTCCGACACCTTTTACAGATGGGCATAAACCGGACTTATCGTATATTCAGCATGCCGTAAGAACAATTGCTCCTTTGATGGAATTAGGCAATTTAATCATTTTGGAGTCAACCAGTCCGGTAGGAACCACTGAAAGAATTGGTGAGTGGTTAAGAGAAATTCGTCCCGATTTATGTATTGCCAATCGAGGCGTTGTATTAAATGGTGAGCAGAATCAAACTGTATATCTAGCCCATTGTCCGGAACGTGTACTTCCAGGACAGATTTTGCGTGAGCTAGTTGAGAATGACCGTATTATCGGGGGAATCGAAAAAAGGTCGGCTCAAAAAACTAAAGAGCTGTATCAGAAGTTTGTAAAAGGTGAATTATTGTTAACTGATTCACGCACAGCGGAAATGTCTAAATTAACGGAGAATGCCTTTCGTGATGTGAATATTGCCTTTGCCAATGAGCTTTCGCTTATTTGCGAGGATATGGATATTAACGTATGGGAACTTATTAAACTAGCCAATCGTCATCCAAGAGTAAATATATTGCAACCCGGTCCAGGTGTAGGTGGGCATTGTATTGCTGTTGATCCGTGGTTTATTGTGGATGCAGTGCCACAAAAATCAAAGTTAATACGTACGGCTAGAGAAGTGAACGATTTTAAGCCTCAGCATGTTGTTAATAAAATTATAACTTTAAGTGATAGATTTAAAAAGCCGGTTATTGCATGTTTGGGCTTGGCATTTAAACCGGATGTTGATGATTTAAGGGAGAGTCCTGCGGTTCAAATTGTTACCAAGTTGTCTGAAAATCTTTCCTATCGGATTTTGATTGTTGAGCCCCATGTTACGCAATTACCAGAACAACTTAGAGAGAATGAAAATGTTCAGCTTTCTTCAACGATGACCGCTATTCATGAGGCCGATATTGTTGTGCTGCTAGTCAATCATAAAGCTTTTTCTGATGTGGATTTGACTATGCTTAAAGAGAAATTTATTATCGATACTCGAGGTATGTGGCAATGA
- the wbaP gene encoding undecaprenyl-phosphate galactose phosphotransferase WbaP yields the protein MDNQSYTTIRVNPSMMSSLSWDNLRSFFISVAFILMDYLAIVAAALTAFFIRAKLIPLLHDNLIVPDVFIYVIIPAAFMLFLHFDRKYINKLYFWQQAARLFKASLYAMLLTLVVLFFSGSVKEVSRIFTVLLWFFSFGYLAIGRYFFKKMVMNIGALQAPTILVGAGKTAELLLESFRKNGGSGYKIVGLIEDQPQKSCVAGRYPVLGTFAQAETIVQNAGVKHVLIAAPGLIREELLDLVYRLQPYVNHVTFVPDLLGVPVGSMELDTLFNEKTVLLRIKNNLSQIHNRALKLLFDCFCTIIGVALVAPLCFLIGVIIYLDSPGPVIFAHKRVGYKGKKFPCYKFRTMVNNSREVLEQYLRDNPAAREEWERDFKLKDDPRVTKIGRFLRKTSLDELPQFLNVLKGEMSLVGPRPIVDVEVERYGKYINDYYLVRPGITGIWQVSGRNDVGYSERVEMDSWYVRNWSLWLDIILLIKTVGIVLKRKGAY from the coding sequence ATGGATAACCAAAGTTATACGACTATTAGAGTAAATCCGTCAATGATGAGTTCCCTTTCCTGGGATAATTTAAGATCTTTTTTTATATCAGTGGCTTTTATCTTAATGGATTACTTGGCGATTGTTGCTGCTGCTTTGACAGCTTTCTTCATAAGAGCCAAGTTGATTCCTCTGCTTCACGACAATCTTATAGTGCCTGACGTATTTATTTATGTTATTATTCCAGCAGCGTTTATGCTGTTTTTGCATTTTGATAGAAAATATATTAACAAATTATATTTTTGGCAGCAGGCGGCTCGGTTATTTAAAGCGAGCTTGTATGCTATGTTACTGACCTTGGTTGTATTGTTTTTTAGTGGATCGGTCAAAGAGGTATCTCGCATTTTTACTGTGTTGCTATGGTTTTTTAGCTTCGGATATTTGGCAATTGGACGTTATTTCTTTAAAAAAATGGTTATGAATATTGGAGCACTGCAAGCGCCGACTATTCTTGTTGGAGCAGGTAAAACAGCAGAACTTTTATTAGAATCTTTTAGAAAAAATGGCGGCTCGGGATATAAAATTGTAGGACTGATAGAAGACCAACCACAAAAGAGCTGTGTGGCAGGACGATATCCGGTTCTCGGTACTTTTGCGCAAGCAGAGACAATCGTACAAAATGCAGGCGTCAAACATGTGTTGATTGCGGCTCCTGGATTAATACGGGAAGAATTACTGGATTTGGTATATCGTTTGCAACCCTATGTTAATCATGTTACCTTTGTACCGGATTTGTTGGGTGTACCGGTAGGAAGTATGGAATTGGATACACTGTTTAATGAAAAAACTGTCTTGTTAAGAATAAAAAACAATTTGAGTCAAATCCATAATCGAGCTTTAAAATTGCTATTTGATTGTTTCTGCACTATTATTGGCGTTGCTTTGGTTGCGCCGCTTTGTTTTTTGATAGGTGTAATTATCTATCTAGATTCACCTGGTCCGGTAATTTTTGCCCATAAGCGCGTAGGGTATAAAGGGAAAAAATTTCCTTGTTATAAATTTAGGACAATGGTGAATAATTCACGCGAGGTACTAGAACAATACCTTCGGGATAATCCTGCAGCACGGGAAGAATGGGAACGGGACTTTAAGTTAAAAGACGACCCACGTGTTACTAAAATAGGGCGGTTTTTGCGGAAAACCAGTTTAGACGAATTGCCACAATTTCTTAATGTGTTAAAAGGTGAAATGAGTCTGGTTGGTCCGCGTCCAATAGTTGATGTTGAAGTAGAACGATATGGAAAGTATATTAACGATTATTATTTGGTACGTCCGGGTATTACCGGCATATGGCAAGTGAGTGGCCGGAATGACGTAGGGTATTCTGAACGGGTTGAGATGGATTCTTGGTATGTTCGCAATTGGTCGTTATGGTTGGATATTATCTTATTAATAAAAACGGTAGGTATTGTGTTAAAACGTAAAGGTGCTTATTAA